One Alkaliphilus sp. B6464 genomic window carries:
- a CDS encoding HAD family hydrolase, with protein sequence MKNIGVFFDIDGTLYRDSLMVEHFKSLIKYEVIDPIIWHTLAKNAFHDWDMRQGNYDNYLNEVSQIYLKSMKGLNRNYMDFISNQVINLKGDRVYRFTRDRINWHKSQGHKVVFISGSPDYLVSKMAEKYGVADYRGTEYIVDENNNFTGEIIQMWDSDSKHTAIMEFVDKYNIDLDKSYAYGDTNGDFSMLKLVGSPIAINPARELLQNIRNDRELRKKATIIIERKDVIYKLTADVEFL encoded by the coding sequence ATGAAAAATATAGGTGTGTTTTTTGATATTGATGGAACTCTGTATAGAGATTCTTTAATGGTGGAACATTTCAAGAGTTTAATAAAGTATGAAGTAATAGATCCTATTATTTGGCATACACTTGCTAAAAATGCATTTCATGATTGGGATATGAGGCAAGGAAATTATGATAATTATTTAAATGAAGTATCTCAAATATATCTTAAATCTATGAAAGGTCTAAATAGAAACTACATGGACTTTATATCAAATCAAGTAATAAATTTAAAAGGCGATAGAGTGTACCGTTTTACTAGAGATAGAATTAACTGGCATAAGTCTCAGGGGCATAAGGTTGTTTTTATTTCGGGTAGTCCAGACTATTTAGTATCAAAAATGGCAGAAAAATATGGAGTAGCTGATTATCGCGGAACAGAATATATAGTAGATGAAAATAATAATTTTACTGGCGAAATTATTCAAATGTGGGATTCAGACAGTAAGCACACAGCTATTATGGAATTTGTTGATAAATATAATATAGATTTAGATAAAAGCTATGCATATGGCGATACAAATGGAGATTTTTCAATGCTAAAGCTAGTCGGTAGTCCTATTGCAATTAATCCTGCTAGAGAACTACTACAAAATATTAGAAATGATAGGGAATTGCGTAAAAAGGCTACAATAATTATTGAAAGAAAAGATGTAATTTATAAATTAACCGCCGATGTGGAATTTTTATAA